A genomic stretch from Verrucomicrobiota bacterium includes:
- a CDS encoding PAS domain-containing protein, with amino-acid sequence MPWLWLELVTAGLVVWLWRQLLRIRHNVRQLVRQGEVDQFSSGLPVVRATLQDLHQLETRLREIGRQVTEEDFSLRAILSSMVEGVMILDRQLRIRLLNQRLQEMFLLPRPPLGRTVMEAFRNHFLHQVIERTLQSDSAQSAELQIELREAEGFITRHFQVTSVGLRPGEQGGFDGVLLVFHDISQIRSLEAVRKEFVANVSHELRTPLSILSGYLETLLETDVDPESTRRFLETMYRHARRLNALLENLLLLSQLESGRLPLHLSTVAAGDFCQRALERFEPVMAGAGISVTVSAPEGLTFTTDTLRLEQALSNLIDNALKYGRQPGLRLSLAAELDGQDIVLRVSDNGPGIPLRDQPHIFERFYRVHKDRSRDAGGTGLGLSIVKHTMQLLGGTVSVESSPGQGATFILRFPRVS; translated from the coding sequence ATGCCGTGGCTGTGGCTGGAACTGGTGACGGCCGGGCTTGTTGTTTGGCTCTGGCGCCAACTGTTGCGCATCAGGCATAACGTCCGGCAGCTGGTCCGGCAAGGGGAAGTGGATCAATTTTCCAGCGGGTTGCCCGTTGTTCGGGCAACTTTGCAAGACCTCCACCAACTCGAAACCCGGCTGCGCGAAATCGGCCGGCAGGTTACCGAGGAGGATTTCAGCCTGCGAGCAATCCTGTCGAGCATGGTTGAAGGCGTCATGATCCTGGACCGGCAGCTCCGGATTCGTCTTCTCAACCAGCGGCTCCAGGAGATGTTTCTGCTTCCACGGCCGCCGTTGGGGCGCACCGTCATGGAGGCATTTCGTAACCATTTCCTGCATCAGGTCATCGAACGGACGTTGCAGAGTGACTCGGCGCAGTCCGCGGAGCTGCAGATCGAACTTCGCGAGGCGGAGGGGTTCATCACCCGGCATTTTCAAGTTACCTCGGTGGGTCTGCGGCCAGGCGAGCAGGGCGGGTTCGACGGCGTTCTCCTGGTTTTCCATGACATCTCGCAAATCCGTTCGCTCGAGGCGGTCCGCAAGGAATTCGTGGCCAACGTTTCCCATGAACTGCGGACTCCGTTATCGATCCTGTCCGGCTACCTGGAAACGCTGCTTGAGACCGACGTCGACCCCGAAAGCACGCGCCGCTTCCTGGAAACGATGTACCGCCACGCCAGGCGCCTGAACGCGTTATTGGAAAACCTGTTGCTCCTGTCACAGCTTGAATCGGGGCGTTTGCCGCTGCACCTCAGCACGGTGGCGGCCGGAGACTTCTGCCAACGAGCGCTGGAGCGATTCGAGCCCGTGATGGCCGGCGCCGGCATCTCGGTTACGGTCTCGGCCCCGGAAGGGCTAACCTTTACCACTGACACTTTGCGGCTCGAGCAGGCACTTTCCAACTTGATTGATAACGCGCTCAAATACGGCCGCCAACCCGGGCTCCGCCTTAGTCTTGCAGCTGAACTCGACGGCCAGGACATCGTCCTTCGGGTTTCGGATAACGGACCGGGTATCCCGCTACGCGATCAGCCGCACATCTTCGAGCGGTTTTATCGTGTCCATAAGGACCGCTCGCGAGACGCCGGAGGCACCGGCCTCGGGCTGTCCATCGTCAAACACACCATGCAGCTGCTCGGGGGCACGGTCAGCGTCGAAAGCAGTCCCGGCCAGGGGGCCACGTTTATCCTGCGGTTCCCGAGAGTTTCTTAA
- a CDS encoding response regulator transcription factor: MRESILVVDDEPDVVDLVRYHLHRADFTVLAADDGPTALELARLHLPDAIILDVMLPQMSGTEVLRMLRRQAETAAIPVLMLTAKAEPADRIAGLELGVDDYITKPFSPREIVLRTQNLLRRLKAAQHSGLIVVDEFRLDKSNFEITVSGRRLDLTTTEFKLLAALVECRGRTLSRETLLHDVWRYENVIDTRTVDTHVRRLREKLGPAANRIVTVRGEGYRFLPAVNP, encoded by the coding sequence ATGCGCGAAAGCATTCTGGTGGTCGATGATGAGCCCGACGTGGTCGATCTGGTCAGGTATCACCTGCATCGGGCCGATTTCACGGTCCTTGCGGCGGATGACGGACCTACCGCCTTGGAGCTGGCACGCCTTCATCTTCCTGATGCGATCATCCTGGACGTCATGCTGCCACAGATGAGCGGTACTGAGGTCCTGCGGATGCTGCGACGCCAGGCAGAAACCGCCGCTATTCCCGTGCTCATGCTGACGGCCAAAGCCGAGCCTGCGGATCGCATCGCCGGTTTGGAACTCGGTGTGGATGATTACATCACCAAACCCTTCAGCCCACGGGAAATTGTGTTGCGAACTCAGAACCTGCTTCGCCGTCTCAAGGCTGCGCAGCATTCCGGTTTGATCGTCGTTGATGAGTTTCGCCTCGATAAAAGCAATTTCGAGATCACCGTCTCCGGGAGACGCTTGGACCTGACGACGACCGAATTCAAGCTCCTTGCCGCCCTGGTCGAATGCCGCGGACGGACACTTAGCCGCGAGACGTTGCTCCACGACGTCTGGCGTTACGAGAACGTCATTGATACCCGCACCGTCGATACGCACGTGCGCAGGCTGCGGGAGAAGCTCGGGCCTGCGGCGAACCGTATCGTGACGGTGCGCGGCGAGGGGTACCGGTTTCTACCCGCCGTGAACCCGTGA
- a CDS encoding chemotaxis protein CheX, with protein MKDEDIQVFITCARRYFHSVDPSSPLVIEPPFVKNRVEPFLEYTGIISISGRAKGVVCFTTNSDLLRQILAELHDEPKDENAIRDLAGEIANTLSGNAREEFGKNFLITVPVVVTGQNFDFPFPENARNYVVPLVWRNQHAYLLVCLE; from the coding sequence ATGAAAGACGAAGACATTCAGGTCTTTATCACCTGTGCACGCCGTTACTTCCACTCCGTTGACCCTTCGTCGCCGCTGGTCATCGAACCGCCGTTTGTCAAGAACCGCGTTGAACCCTTTCTTGAATACACCGGCATCATTTCGATTTCCGGTCGAGCCAAAGGCGTTGTCTGTTTCACAACCAACAGCGACCTTCTCCGGCAAATCCTGGCGGAACTCCATGATGAGCCCAAGGATGAGAACGCGATCCGCGACCTTGCGGGTGAAATCGCCAATACCCTCAGCGGCAACGCGCGCGAGGAGTTCGGCAAGAATTTTCTGATCACCGTACCCGTGGTGGTGACCGGCCAGAACTTTGATTTTCCATTTCCGGAAAATGCACGCAACTACGTGGTGCCGCTCGTCTGGCGCAATCAGCACGCCTACCTGCTGGTCTGTTTGGAGTAG
- a CDS encoding response regulator, with translation MKLLIVDDSSVVRRAIERDLSAGEITEVDQAENGEEAVRLYSLKGHDVVTLDITMPKMDGLTCLDKILQINPAARVLIISALRDRATAIDAIKRGASGFLCKPINADELREAFHLLLSD, from the coding sequence ATGAAATTGCTTATCGTAGACGATTCAAGCGTAGTACGACGCGCGATCGAACGCGACCTCAGCGCGGGTGAGATCACCGAAGTTGATCAGGCGGAGAACGGGGAGGAAGCAGTGCGGCTTTACTCCCTGAAGGGCCATGACGTGGTCACCCTGGACATCACGATGCCCAAGATGGACGGTTTAACCTGTCTTGACAAAATCCTGCAGATCAATCCCGCCGCACGCGTGTTAATCATCTCGGCATTGCGGGATCGCGCCACGGCCATCGACGCCATCAAACGGGGCGCCAGCGGTTTTCTCTGCAAGCCGATCAATGCGGATGAATTGCGGGAAGCATTTCATCTCCTGCTTTCGGATTAA
- a CDS encoding HAMP domain-containing protein, whose protein sequence is MAGARSREEQLTFASLPSRGLTIRFKLLFFTAAICSFILVALTTTAFFLSAVSLRTTRLEGFRSLRRSLAETINTAIDTARRSIATQAEMQTCRYAISELAAGYEHLLDDLAAGGFRVDQAFFDQIRTELNEAYRNHLLAALSLPGGEAPDYGTFADVSREGLVLQYVYFLKNPASIDHKYLNNTSDEIAANTALAPTFRSAFAKTMFARAMDRYHESFQSVVQRNRYDDLLLVDDLGNVIYSFKKSWDFGTNVFKGWQNQASLKRIFLGAWYVPLTEANRGSTNHVVVSDLAKYPAAYNAAMMFFGAPITNRLGSRMGVLVHEISSVSFTDLVTFDRHWQQVGLGRSGEAYIVGADRRLRTESRFADRLPARYRAETYTPDGLRSFQTSLLTAPLSNAAVENIFSGNNPNNEGEVTFYDELGHESLGVYAPLPIPELNWGLVIRIDTGEAFAPAARLTRLIACGGAAILVLAIGSTLVFAQILSHPIAQLVATAEKIGAGDLSARTPISSTDEIGFLAERFNHMIDQIEDHGRQMRKIFETVNEGLFLLDRKLTIQPGYSHATEEIFHRKIVGLNFLDLIRPVPGQWSWAVLSTDELAAAESYLELLLNPRVKEKLIRQTNPLNEVEFHFCDKGGRPRTKFLEFCFNRVLEAGQISQIMVTVVDATSRISLGRQIRENQVNARLEVEMLFGILHVDSAILSDFLEDTDREIREVLQNLEAEQHARPSAESLSEREQRYGRLLQRIGRSIHVIKGNAAMLRLSYFETLAHQLENKIGAARQNPQLVGEHFVPITTALASLLDQVKMTRDLIERLVSMQGVFGRNQGSGKDGDFGALANLAVDVAARNGKQVCVKLDVEPALLTLPDRLRRPVQSVLAQLVRNAIIHGIELPAERVARDKPPAGSIVITGRRKGPKLLLFSVRDDGSGLNFPALRQRAVELKMLPPDAPDTLNREQAIDILCASGFTTLLEPSPDGGRGVGLDAVNDLLCWLGGRIDVETKPGQYTRFMVELPV, encoded by the coding sequence ATGGCCGGAGCGAGATCCAGGGAGGAGCAGTTAACCTTTGCGAGTTTACCCTCTCGCGGGTTGACGATCCGCTTCAAGCTGCTGTTTTTTACCGCGGCGATCTGCAGCTTCATCCTGGTGGCACTCACCACCACGGCATTCTTTCTTTCGGCCGTGTCGTTGCGAACGACGCGTCTGGAGGGCTTCCGCTCGCTGCGGCGGTCGCTGGCTGAGACCATCAATACCGCCATTGATACCGCCCGGCGCAGCATCGCGACGCAAGCCGAAATGCAAACCTGCCGGTATGCCATTTCCGAGCTTGCGGCCGGCTACGAACATTTGCTGGACGATTTGGCGGCCGGCGGTTTCAGAGTTGATCAGGCGTTTTTTGATCAGATCAGAACGGAGTTGAACGAAGCTTACCGGAATCATCTCCTTGCGGCCCTGAGCCTTCCCGGCGGTGAAGCGCCGGATTATGGAACCTTTGCGGATGTGAGCCGGGAAGGCTTGGTGCTGCAGTACGTTTACTTTTTAAAGAATCCTGCCTCGATCGATCACAAATACCTCAACAACACGTCCGATGAGATTGCGGCCAACACTGCGCTCGCACCCACTTTCCGTTCAGCTTTTGCCAAAACCATGTTCGCACGCGCCATGGACCGGTATCACGAGTCATTTCAATCCGTGGTCCAGCGCAACCGGTACGACGACCTGCTCCTTGTGGACGATCTCGGCAACGTTATTTACTCGTTCAAGAAGAGTTGGGACTTCGGCACCAACGTGTTCAAGGGCTGGCAGAATCAGGCCAGCCTCAAGCGCATCTTCCTGGGCGCATGGTACGTTCCACTCACGGAAGCGAATCGCGGCAGCACTAACCACGTGGTGGTGAGTGATCTGGCGAAGTACCCGGCGGCGTATAACGCGGCAATGATGTTTTTCGGCGCGCCGATTACCAACCGTTTAGGCAGCCGCATGGGCGTGCTGGTGCACGAAATCTCCAGCGTCTCATTCACTGACTTGGTGACGTTCGATCGTCATTGGCAGCAGGTCGGGCTGGGGCGTTCCGGTGAAGCGTATATCGTCGGGGCGGATCGGCGATTGCGCACCGAGTCCCGTTTTGCCGACCGCCTCCCTGCCCGGTATCGTGCCGAGACTTACACGCCTGACGGTCTGAGAAGCTTCCAAACGTCGCTCCTGACGGCCCCGCTTTCCAATGCCGCGGTCGAAAACATCTTTTCCGGTAATAACCCAAACAATGAGGGTGAGGTCACCTTTTATGATGAACTGGGTCATGAATCCCTCGGCGTGTATGCACCCTTGCCAATCCCGGAGCTCAACTGGGGACTCGTGATCCGGATCGACACGGGAGAAGCTTTTGCGCCGGCCGCTCGCCTGACCCGGTTGATTGCCTGCGGAGGCGCCGCGATTCTCGTTCTGGCGATTGGCAGCACCCTGGTCTTTGCACAGATCTTGTCACACCCGATTGCGCAATTGGTGGCGACAGCCGAGAAGATCGGCGCCGGCGACCTCTCGGCCCGCACCCCAATCTCAAGCACGGACGAGATCGGGTTTCTGGCGGAACGTTTCAACCACATGATCGACCAGATCGAAGATCATGGACGCCAGATGCGGAAGATTTTCGAGACGGTTAATGAGGGATTGTTCCTGCTTGATCGAAAACTTACCATCCAGCCGGGCTACTCTCACGCCACGGAAGAGATCTTTCATCGTAAAATTGTAGGTCTCAACTTCCTTGACCTGATCCGGCCCGTTCCCGGACAGTGGTCATGGGCGGTTTTATCGACAGACGAACTTGCCGCGGCCGAAAGTTACCTTGAACTTTTGTTAAACCCGCGCGTGAAAGAGAAACTGATCCGGCAGACTAACCCGCTGAATGAAGTTGAGTTTCATTTTTGCGACAAAGGCGGGCGACCCCGGACTAAATTCCTCGAGTTCTGCTTTAACCGGGTGTTGGAAGCCGGGCAGATCAGTCAGATCATGGTGACTGTGGTCGACGCGACCTCACGGATTTCCCTTGGCCGTCAGATCCGCGAAAATCAGGTGAACGCGCGGCTCGAAGTTGAAATGCTGTTCGGCATCCTGCATGTGGATTCGGCCATTCTGTCCGATTTCCTGGAAGATACGGACCGCGAGATCAGGGAGGTATTACAAAACCTGGAAGCCGAACAGCACGCACGGCCTTCAGCCGAATCCCTGTCCGAGCGGGAACAGCGTTACGGGCGGCTCCTGCAGCGAATCGGACGCTCCATTCACGTGATCAAGGGAAACGCTGCCATGTTGCGGCTTTCGTATTTTGAAACGCTTGCGCACCAACTCGAAAACAAGATCGGCGCTGCCAGACAAAACCCTCAGTTGGTTGGGGAGCACTTTGTCCCGATTACCACGGCTTTAGCCTCCTTGCTTGACCAGGTGAAGATGACGCGCGACTTGATTGAGCGGCTCGTCAGCATGCAGGGCGTATTCGGTCGTAACCAGGGGTCGGGCAAAGACGGCGATTTTGGTGCCCTAGCTAACCTAGCCGTTGATGTTGCTGCCCGAAACGGGAAGCAGGTTTGTGTGAAGCTTGATGTTGAACCTGCCTTGCTGACCTTGCCGGACCGGCTGCGCCGTCCGGTTCAGAGTGTGCTGGCTCAACTTGTGCGCAACGCGATAATCCATGGTATCGAACTGCCTGCGGAGCGGGTGGCCCGCGACAAGCCGCCTGCCGGTTCGATCGTAATAACGGGACGTCGTAAAGGCCCGAAGCTGCTGCTTTTCTCTGTCCGAGACGACGGATCCGGGCTTAACTTCCCGGCGCTGCGGCAACGGGCGGTTGAGCTCAAAATGCTGCCGCCGGATGCGCCGGACACCTTGAATCGAGAACAGGCCATCGACATTTTATGCGCTTCCGGCTTTACGACGCTGCTGGAGCCTTCACCCGACGGTGGGAGGGGGGTGGGCTTGGACGCCGTTAATGACTTGCTTTGCTGGCTCGGCGGCAGGATTGACGTCGAGACCAAACCAGGGCAATACACGCGTTTTATGGTGGAACTGCCGGTCTAA
- a CDS encoding ABC transporter substrate-binding protein — translation MVSEGDYVRNTVEVQEAFSRVMDGDPEAVILFGADAACAHLIRYARRQAGRPLILCCASNVDLEYVQRVPGPRAGGVIGSQVMPFPPGSGSELVRDYQADMIVRGYRQFTHASLEGYAGARVFVAALQNAGPALINGLANGIFTCGPLMFGFDGNLQQRNYAVFLTQISHGRLVPTQQIGLPSR, via the coding sequence ATGGTGTCTGAAGGTGATTACGTTCGGAACACGGTGGAAGTACAGGAAGCGTTTAGCCGGGTTATGGACGGAGACCCTGAGGCCGTCATCCTGTTCGGCGCGGATGCGGCATGCGCGCATTTGATCCGGTATGCCCGGAGGCAAGCCGGCCGCCCCCTGATTTTATGCTGTGCATCAAACGTTGACCTGGAATACGTGCAACGTGTGCCGGGGCCTCGCGCCGGGGGCGTGATCGGATCGCAGGTAATGCCGTTTCCTCCGGGCTCAGGTTCGGAGCTGGTCCGGGATTACCAGGCGGATATGATCGTCCGAGGGTACAGGCAGTTCACGCACGCGAGTTTGGAAGGCTATGCCGGTGCGCGCGTTTTCGTTGCGGCCCTGCAAAACGCGGGTCCGGCCTTGATCAACGGCCTTGCAAACGGAATCTTTACCTGTGGCCCATTAATGTTTGGCTTCGACGGGAACCTCCAGCAGAGGAATTATGCGGTTTTTCTCACGCAAATCTCTCACGGTAGACTGGTTCCGACTCAACAGATCGGCCTGCCAAGCCGATAG
- a CDS encoding nucleotidyltransferase, protein MEAGAYPEFGKLQLSPKRRAFYEAVVGAVAETDLPFLIGGALAFGFYTDIWRDTKDLDIFLQPETIQPILDHLRERGFATELTFPHWLAKVKSDDALVDFIFRGSNGVCSIDSSWFEGVATVQIFGCSVNIVRSEDLIRMKAFVMERERFDGHDILHLLFRQVDYLDWDRLLDWFSDDKGLLLSLLAMFQYAYPFRAGSIPAGIRAALAETWLRPPQASEPLCNGTLLSKRQYETDISAWGLVDARTTGRCQITEQEIRRWSSYDAD, encoded by the coding sequence ATGGAGGCTGGCGCCTACCCCGAATTTGGCAAGTTGCAGCTGTCACCCAAGCGCCGGGCATTTTACGAAGCGGTGGTCGGTGCCGTGGCGGAGACCGACCTCCCTTTTCTTATCGGCGGTGCATTGGCGTTCGGGTTTTATACCGATATCTGGCGGGATACAAAAGATCTCGACATCTTCCTGCAGCCTGAAACGATTCAGCCCATTCTGGATCACCTTCGCGAACGGGGATTTGCCACCGAGCTTACCTTTCCACACTGGTTAGCCAAGGTTAAATCGGATGATGCACTGGTAGATTTTATCTTCCGCGGTTCCAACGGGGTATGCTCGATCGATTCCAGTTGGTTCGAGGGGGTAGCCACGGTGCAGATATTTGGCTGCTCCGTAAACATTGTACGGTCCGAAGACCTCATCCGCATGAAAGCCTTCGTGATGGAACGGGAACGTTTTGACGGGCATGACATCCTGCACCTGCTGTTCCGGCAAGTCGATTACCTTGACTGGGATCGCCTCCTTGACTGGTTCAGCGACGACAAGGGGCTGCTTCTTTCGTTACTCGCGATGTTTCAATACGCTTACCCGTTTCGTGCCGGGTCGATTCCAGCCGGGATCCGGGCCGCATTGGCGGAAACCTGGTTGCGCCCGCCACAAGCCTCGGAGCCGCTCTGCAACGGAACGCTCCTGTCCAAGCGGCAATACGAAACGGACATTTCTGCCTGGGGATTGGTTGATGCCCGCACCACCGGCCGGTGCCAGATCACCGAACAGGAGATCAGAAGGTGGTCGTCGTATGATGCCGATTAG
- a CDS encoding metallophosphoesterase gives MEPGNGQHLRVAALADLHYTKDAKGTAAELFHEIAEKADVCVLCGDLTDYGLPEEGEVLLADLKPVLAKPCLAVLGNHDFESDAADKLTELFLRSGIHLLNGEAIEINGVGFAGVPGFGGGFGKSTLNAWGEKVIKEFVREAVDQSLRLERALARLKTPNKIAVLHYAPIRATVMGENPEIFPFLGTTRLEEAIDRYDACIALHGHAHNGQLHGKTMRGADVYNVAIPVLRRENTNARPYRLLEIPVTQPLR, from the coding sequence ATGGAGCCTGGAAACGGACAGCATTTGAGGGTGGCTGCGTTGGCGGACCTGCATTACACGAAGGATGCCAAGGGTACGGCGGCGGAGCTTTTTCACGAAATTGCGGAGAAAGCCGACGTCTGCGTCTTATGCGGCGACCTGACCGACTACGGCTTGCCGGAAGAAGGGGAAGTGCTGCTTGCAGATTTGAAGCCGGTGCTGGCCAAGCCCTGCCTGGCGGTTCTGGGAAACCACGATTTCGAATCCGACGCCGCGGATAAGCTCACCGAGCTTTTTCTCCGGAGCGGAATTCACCTTCTTAATGGAGAAGCGATCGAGATTAACGGGGTCGGCTTCGCCGGGGTTCCCGGATTTGGCGGTGGGTTTGGGAAAAGCACGTTGAATGCCTGGGGGGAAAAGGTCATCAAGGAATTCGTGCGCGAGGCGGTCGACCAATCGCTCCGGCTCGAACGGGCGCTCGCCCGGCTTAAGACACCGAATAAAATCGCGGTTCTGCACTACGCACCGATTCGCGCGACCGTCATGGGTGAGAACCCGGAGATTTTTCCGTTTCTCGGCACGACCCGTTTGGAAGAGGCGATTGACCGGTATGACGCTTGCATTGCACTGCATGGGCATGCACACAACGGCCAACTACACGGCAAAACCATGAGAGGCGCAGACGTCTACAATGTCGCCATACCCGTGTTGCGGCGTGAGAACACGAACGCACGGCCGTACCGGTTGCTGGAGATTCCCGTGACTCAGCCCCTGCGCTGA
- a CDS encoding GlsB/YeaQ/YmgE family stress response membrane protein, translated as MLHIIWSIIVGFIVGAIASAIMHTHFGFIGTTILGIVGSVVGGLIARLFSRPAEGEAFHPAGFIMSIIGAIVVVFIVSRFA; from the coding sequence ATGCTACACATTATCTGGTCCATCATCGTGGGGTTCATCGTCGGAGCGATCGCGAGTGCAATCATGCATACCCACTTCGGCTTTATCGGCACCACCATTTTGGGTATCGTGGGCTCAGTGGTCGGAGGGCTGATTGCCCGACTCTTCTCCAGGCCGGCGGAAGGAGAAGCGTTTCATCCGGCCGGATTCATCATGTCGATCATCGGCGCGATTGTCGTGGTCTTCATCGTCTCCCGATTCGCGTAA
- a CDS encoding 50S ribosomal protein L28, whose amino-acid sequence MSRVCSITGAKPSRGHVIHRRGLAKKKGGVGQHVTANTPRMFIPNLKVRRLWVPELNRFVTVKLSTRALKTIAKNGAYRTLKKAGVI is encoded by the coding sequence ATGTCCAGAGTTTGCAGCATTACCGGAGCCAAGCCTTCAAGAGGCCACGTCATTCATCGCCGCGGTCTCGCGAAGAAAAAAGGGGGGGTCGGCCAGCACGTCACGGCGAATACCCCGCGGATGTTTATCCCGAACCTGAAGGTGCGCCGCCTCTGGGTACCGGAGCTCAACCGGTTTGTCACCGTTAAACTCAGCACCCGCGCCCTCAAGACGATTGCGAAGAACGGGGCGTACCGGACCCTAAAAAAGGCCGGTGTAATCTAA
- a CDS encoding GTP-binding protein, translating to MAQHKIIPVSVLTGFLGAGKTTLLNHILKGQSQYRFGVLINEVGAIGIDGQLVETQTEDVVEMSNGCICCTVRKDLVKGVQKLLKRENLDYILIETTGVADPGPVAQTFLNIPQLQQYARLDAIITLVDAENILSQLRETKVAHEQIALADFVLLNKVDLVSPERLEAVEAAITELNPQARIFRTEQSKVNLNELLDINAFDLDRKLAVAPELLNEYRASTHADIQSTAYQFDQPFDLSRLEEVLNAISEKSRVFRSKGILWIEGTPRRAVFHGVNNRFTIYWDRLWEKQETRSSQLVFIGKDLEVDGIRQDLARCLA from the coding sequence ATGGCGCAACACAAAATCATTCCGGTAAGCGTATTGACCGGCTTTCTGGGGGCGGGAAAAACCACGCTCCTTAATCACATCCTCAAAGGGCAATCGCAGTACCGTTTCGGCGTCCTCATCAACGAAGTCGGCGCGATCGGCATTGACGGGCAACTGGTCGAGACTCAGACCGAGGACGTGGTTGAAATGAGCAACGGTTGCATCTGCTGCACCGTTCGCAAGGATCTGGTTAAAGGCGTGCAGAAGCTGCTTAAACGCGAAAACCTCGACTACATCCTCATTGAGACGACCGGCGTGGCCGATCCAGGTCCGGTTGCGCAGACTTTCCTGAACATCCCTCAGCTTCAACAATACGCGCGTCTGGATGCGATCATCACGCTGGTTGATGCCGAGAACATCCTGTCGCAACTGCGTGAGACCAAGGTAGCGCACGAACAAATTGCGCTGGCCGATTTCGTATTGCTGAACAAGGTGGATCTTGTCAGCCCCGAACGGCTCGAAGCAGTCGAAGCGGCCATCACCGAACTGAATCCGCAAGCACGGATCTTCCGCACGGAACAGTCCAAAGTGAACCTGAATGAGCTTCTGGACATCAACGCTTTCGACCTGGACCGTAAACTGGCCGTCGCACCGGAACTGCTGAACGAGTACCGTGCAAGCACCCATGCCGATATTCAGTCCACGGCTTACCAGTTTGACCAACCCTTTGACCTCTCGCGCCTGGAAGAGGTCTTGAACGCCATCTCGGAGAAAAGCCGCGTGTTCCGGTCCAAAGGCATTCTATGGATTGAGGGGACGCCCCGCCGGGCGGTTTTTCACGGCGTAAACAACCGGTTCACCATCTATTGGGACCGGCTTTGGGAAAAGCAGGAGACGCGGTCGAGCCAACTGGTATTTATTGGCAAGGACCTCGAGGTCGACGGCATCCGGCAGGATCTGGCGCGTTGTCTGGCCTGA
- the rph gene encoding ribonuclease PH: protein MSDSAEQPLSRRDGRPADESRELRLQAGIAPHAHGSVLIGTGRTQVICAATFEESVPRWMKDQRVAGGWITAEYSMLPYSTLARRPRDIARGKLDGRSTEIQRLIGRALRTAVDLDALGERTLWIDCDVLQADGGTRTAAITGASLAVTLACARLRGTQSLPAWPVRCLVAAISVGIIQGRALVDLDYEEDRAASVDLNLVMTSRSEFVEVQGAGEESSFSHEQLLAMLAAGGKAIQGLIERQRAFLRLHAPDVADLLESPHQTG, encoded by the coding sequence ATGTCCGATTCCGCAGAACAACCCTTGTCGCGTCGCGATGGACGGCCAGCGGACGAGTCGCGCGAATTACGGCTGCAGGCCGGCATCGCTCCGCACGCGCACGGTTCGGTGCTGATCGGCACCGGCCGGACGCAGGTGATCTGCGCCGCTACTTTTGAGGAAAGCGTCCCCCGATGGATGAAGGACCAGCGCGTTGCCGGCGGATGGATCACGGCGGAATATTCGATGCTGCCCTACTCGACATTGGCGCGGCGCCCGCGCGATATTGCCAGAGGCAAGCTCGATGGACGCAGCACGGAAATCCAGCGGCTGATCGGGCGCGCCTTACGGACGGCGGTTGACCTGGATGCCTTGGGCGAGCGCACACTCTGGATCGACTGCGACGTGCTCCAGGCTGACGGCGGAACCCGCACGGCCGCCATTACCGGCGCTTCGCTGGCCGTAACCCTTGCGTGCGCCCGGCTTCGTGGGACTCAGTCCCTGCCGGCCTGGCCGGTGCGATGCTTGGTTGCAGCTATCAGCGTGGGGATTATTCAGGGTAGGGCGCTGGTCGACCTCGATTATGAGGAGGATCGAGCCGCGAGCGTGGACCTGAACCTTGTGATGACGAGTCGCAGCGAGTTCGTCGAAGTGCAAGGGGCCGGCGAGGAAAGCAGTTTCAGCCACGAGCAACTCCTTGCCATGCTCGCCGCCGGAGGAAAGGCGATTCAGGGGCTTATCGAACGGCAACGCGCTTTCCTGCGTTTACATGCTCCGGACGTGGCAGACCTGTTGGAATCGCCTCACCAGACCGGCTGA